One Limnochordia bacterium DNA window includes the following coding sequences:
- a CDS encoding sugar phosphate isomerase/epimerase, with protein sequence MKLGLSMWSVVSLYGKGFTVKDFAHFAAELGVDGVELLDYFWTDKATEPNDIVKLTKRLGLDILCYSIDNDFVNADASAREKMLDYAKREIDLAVALGAPVIRVFSGNEKDGIDFDTGFAWIVDGLREAATYAEEKQVVLALENHGTFAGTSAQIERILDEVGSPALTSNFDTGNFMLCKENPKKAMDRLAHRVGHVHFKDFRRADSSETVGVYTGVDGIRVKGTTIGAGDVDLPYIVESLKQAGYQGSLVIEYEGTGDVKEDIRKSVAYVRKLL encoded by the coding sequence ATGAAGCTTGGATTAAGTATGTGGAGTGTTGTAAGTCTATATGGGAAAGGGTTTACCGTAAAGGATTTTGCGCACTTTGCCGCAGAATTGGGTGTTGATGGGGTGGAGCTGCTTGATTACTTCTGGACTGATAAGGCCACCGAACCCAATGATATTGTCAAATTGACTAAAAGGCTTGGCTTAGATATCCTATGCTATTCGATTGACAATGATTTTGTGAATGCCGATGCTAGTGCTAGGGAAAAGATGCTGGACTATGCGAAGCGGGAGATTGACCTAGCTGTAGCCCTAGGGGCTCCGGTGATCCGTGTATTCTCCGGCAATGAAAAGGACGGTATAGACTTTGATACAGGTTTTGCCTGGATTGTAGACGGTTTGCGAGAGGCTGCTACCTATGCGGAAGAAAAACAGGTGGTGCTGGCCTTGGAGAACCACGGTACCTTTGCCGGAACTAGCGCACAGATTGAGCGTATTTTAGATGAGGTGGGCTCACCGGCTCTAACCTCAAACTTTGACACAGGCAACTTCATGCTGTGCAAAGAGAATCCTAAAAAGGCGATGGATCGGTTGGCCCACAGGGTAGGCCATGTGCACTTCAAGGACTTTCGCCGCGCGGATAGTAGTGAAACAGTGGGTGTTTATACAGGAGTTGACGGGATCCGTGTGAAGGGGACTACTATTGGTGCGGGTGATGTAGATCTGCCATACATAGTAGAGTCCCTAAAACAAGCAGGCTACCAGGGTTCCCTTGTGATTGAGTACGAAGGAACCGGGGATGTAAAAGAGGATATTCGTAAGTCAGTCGCGTACGTAAGGAAACTGCTGTAA